One Paenibacillus sp. SYP-B4298 genomic window, CTGGCATTGAATATCGAGGCCAGCTCGCGCTCGGTCGGCAACTGCTGCTCTGACAACAGCTCCTTCAAGATGATCGCTTCCTCCAACTGCTCTAGAATGAAGTCGCTGACCTTCTTGGCGTTCACCTGCTCAAGACGGACAGGGAATTGAACCTGCATGCCTTCACACTCCTGTTAACAAGTCGTTAGAAGCTGAATCCCCCGTATGCTCTGATTTACAGCGTTCACGACGGACATTATCATTGATCTAATGATCATACCTTAGACCTTTAAGGATCAAAAAACGAACCATTCAGGCTAAGCTCATTATAGACCTGTATTTTTTTAATGTCAATGGGATTAGTGGGATTTGAATGCAAAAAGCCAAGCAAGCGGAGCCATCCTCCTCCCTTGCTTGGCTTGTCCTTCCTTCGCAGCCGTCAACATCCCACAGCGAGACGTTACGTACTACCCGTTAACTCAAGCTGTTGACCAGCTTCAGCACCGCCTGGCGGGTCAGCTTATTGCCTCCTGCAGCGATCAGATTGAGCGTCGCATGCGCCAGCTTTAGCGGAATTTTGCAAAATTCGAGTGCAGGGCCGCCTCGAAGCTCCTCATTATACGCATCGCCCAGTGCTAGATTGCGCCGTGTATACTGAATCATCTCCTTATTGCCCCACCCTTCCGGGTAGAAATCCACCCCGCGCTTCAGATCCTCCTCGCGGTTGCGCAGGATGTTCACCGCCTGCAAGCCCCGACCGAAGGCAACTGCCTTCACTGGGTCTGTCTTCGTACCGTCAAACCACAGCCAAATCTCCGACAGCATCTCGCCAACCATTCCGGCTACGCTGTACGTATACCCATCGAGGTCTTCGACGGTTCGAATCGACCATCCCCGCTTCACCCAATCCGCCATCTGATCGGACATCTTGGCAGTATATCGCAATACAACCTCGGAGACTGTCGCCGGACAGAGCATCGCCCATTCATGCAGGCGAACGCTGACCTCAGGCAGCCTGTCTTGATAAGGGGCCAGCATGGCCTTCACCGACTCCAGATCGGCGGGAACTACCAGCAGATCACGGATCTGACGCAGCAGTTGAATTTTGAGTTCATCATCAAGCTCTTCATGATCCTCAATCTCATCGATCGCTCTCATACATAGGTAAGCGGAAGCGACCGCTTCCTTCAAGCCCGGCACAAGCCGATCGATAGGAATGAAAAATGTTCGGCTTGTCTTTTTCAGCATGATAAGTGCATCGTCCAAGAACAATAATACCTCCATAGCAGCGCTGCTTATTATTTACTTTCTTTATCATATCATAATTTAATCTGAACTAGTAGAGCACTGCCATCCAGCTTATTGAATCGCTGCCTGCTGAATGCCCGACCAAAAAATAATTTTCAGAATGTTCATTTTACAGCCATCTCCGCGTGCGCTATGCTTAACCTATAGAACAATAGCGCATCTTTGGCTTCATGCCGAGTGCTAGGCTGCAAGGAGGGATTACCTATGTACGCAACATTGCTGATTGCGGTAATGATTATCGGCGCTGGAATCATTCTGTACGGCGGCAGAGCTGCTGTACGGTCCGAGGAGGATAACTAGAAGTCTGGATGGGAGCCGCCTTGGTTGGCGGCTCAGCCATGCTATTACATATGTGCGGGAACCCTAGCCTTAATGTTCATGGCTGCTAGCGGCAGCCTGTTTTAATTTCACCCTTAACTGTAAGCCCTTTCTTTCCTCTTGCCACTATGCAAGCCAGGCGACTCGTCCGCGTGCAGCTCCGGGCCGCGGTGTTTCCCTGCCTGACGACAATCCGTTCAACCCGTCGAACCCGTGCCTGCTGTGGGCCGCTGCCCTCTCCTGCATCTTGCCGACCCTGCTGCCGGCTCACTTCTTCAAGCTTGCATAGGTTATGCCATCAGGCACATCGTCAACCTCTTCAATATTCATCATCAGATCCTTGCTCCTGCTCCATACATTACCCTCTCTAGTTCATCTGTCCACCATTGGGATCGCTGGGCTCCATCTTTTCGCAACGAGCTGTCATTCACCAGATTTTAGGACACTAAAACATTGTATTCCACTCTATTTTTTAATACGATGAAATAGATTGTAAATTTACAATCGATACATTCAGTTGTTATTTAATGTAAAAAAACAGAAAGTGGTGACGTTGTTGCAGAGAAACCGAAAGCCCGATCCCCGGATCAGGCGAACTAACAGATTTATCAGAGAAGCCCTCATCCGGCTAATCGATGAAAAGGGGTATGATGCCATTACAGTGCTGGACATTACCGGGCGGGCCGATATTAACCGCTCTACCTTTTACTATCATTACAGAGACAAGGAAGAACTACTGCGGCAGACCGTTGAAGACATGCTGGCGATGGCGGAGAAGGAGCTGCTCTTGCCTCTCCGTATTCCTTCACACGACCCGGAGGAAGAGCGAACGCAACTGCTTGCCCGATTAATGGACCATGTCGATGCGAACAATGACTATTACCGCATCATGCTGTCCCATATTCCACAGCTCGGCAGACGGCTGTCCGCGATGATTCAGCAGCTCGCTTCCCCATGTAGCGGCGGGAGCGCATCTTCCAAGCTGCCTGTTAAGAGCAGAGACGACATCTGGGTAGATGCCATTGTTCGCTGGCTGAACGAGCCGCCTCCACGTTCCTCTGAAGCTATGGCTCGTCGGCTGCTGCGATTGCTCAAGGCCGCCAATGGCTAGCTGAAAGCACTAACATCGCTCTATGACAAGCCGGCTGCCCTTCAGATCGCACAGGCAGCCGGCTTGTTGTTGCGCATGATTCACTACAATTATTGCAAAGCCTCAAATGTATACGGATCAGAGGATGAGATGACTCGATTCAGCGAATCATTCACTTGAATGACAACCTGCACCGGCATGTCTGGCTGTGGTCTTGGCAACCTGGCCTGCACTTCATTGCCGCTGACGAAGGTTGTCTCCACTGGCTCTCCATTCGCATAGACGATCCCCTGTGAGACGAAGTTCTTCCCTTTAATTTGGACAAGCACCGTCTTATCCGCCTCTCCGCCATCCGGGTTCAGCGGCTCGACCCGATCAATTTCAATCGGTCCGCTGCCCAGCCAGTAGGGCTCGCTTGCAGCTGGTCGCTGTGAATAGCTGTAGCCTTCGCCGAACAGACGGTCGTAATGCAGCAGGGAATAGCCATCCAGCAGTCGCTCGTCTATACCCGCCTGTGCATAGAAATCCTGCCGCGGGAGGAAGGTCAGCCCCTTCCTGAACATCCCGTCTACATAACGGGTCAATTCATTGCCTTGCACTCCGGCACGGTCAAGTACCAGCGGGCCAAGCTCAAAGGCGCTAATATAGGTGTCATTATAGCTCCCCTGCTCCCCTGAGGTAAAATTATCCCAGATGACAAACGGCACATTGAACATATTCAGGTAATCTTCATACTTCACACTATCCTCGAAGTACCCGGCTTCCTTATAGACGCTGTAGTCCTCGCCCAGCATTGGCAGATGATCGCCGAAAAATACAATCATCGTAGGCTCGCTGCTGTCCTTGAAGGCCTCAACAAGCATTTTTAGCGACTCATCCGCATCCGTTAGCGCCTGCGTGTACGTCTCCAGTATCGCGGTTGACTCCTCGCCGAGCCCGCTAACCTTCACGGTATTTTCCTTGTTCTTGCCCAGTCTGTACGGGCCATGATTCTCCATAGAGACCGCATAGATGAAGGAGGGCTGCTCTGATCGATTCACCTCATCAATAATGCGCTTCGACAGCTCCTGATCCGCGATATATCCGCTTCGCAGCTCTGGATTGCTGAAGAATTCCCCGCTGACGAACCGATTGAAGCCCAGCAGCCGATAGACCTCATTCCGACGATAGAACCAGTTATGATACGTATGCACAGCCGCCGTATCATAGCCTTGCCCCTTCAGGATCGAGGCGAGAGAATCCAACGGTTTTCTCACATAGTTGGCATAAGCGATGGAGCCTGTAGGCAGCAGTTGCGTCGAGAGACTTGTCAGCACTTCAAACTCGGTGTTGACCGTGCCGCCGCCATACACCGGTACCAGCAGTCTGCCCGAGGTAGCCTGACGGGACAGCTCGTGGAAGAACGGCAACGGGTCCCTGCTGAACTGAACGTGCTCCAACCGGGTAGGGTCCCAGAAGGCCTCGCTCATGACGATAATAATATTGGGCGCCTGTACGGGCTGCGCCGACCTCCCGGCTTGCTGTCCAGTTTGTCCGGGAGGAATCGAAATGCTTTGCACATTTCCTTTGGTATACCCGCCTGGCTGCTGCACATCCATCCATTGCGCGCTAAGCAGCAGGCCAACCATCATTCCATTCTGTTCATAGTTCAGCTTTTGATCCCAGTTAATCGCCTCCAGCGCGAACACCGTTCGAGCCTTCATCGTCCCTCCGAACAGTCCAAGCACCAGCACACAGCCAACGACCCCCAGCAGCACGCGCGGCAGGAGGCGATAATTCGGCGCCCGAAGCTTCAGAGACATCAGCACGCCGAGCGCCGTAGCGATCGCAAGTGGAAGCAGCGCACTCGCCAGGGCTCCGACGGAGAAAAATGCCGAAACATCCATAGCCTCCCCTCCCAGCTTGAAATCCCAGGGAAGCAGCGGCTCGCCGCGATACTTCAGCTTCATCTGACTGACTGTGGCGACCCCGATACTGGCAGTATTCAAGAGAATGAATGCCCAGTAGATCCGCTTCACTACCAACAGGAGAATTAGCATTACCGCCAGCAGCAGCAGATAGCCGGAGAACCATTGCGCCGGATATTGCCCGAGCCAGACTGCGAAGCTGCTCAGACTGGAGCGCTGTGTCATCTCCGTCATCGCGAGTGTCAGGAAGGGCAGCCCTAGCAACGGCAGTACATACCCCATCATGCTGCGAGAATTCATCTTCTTCCTATTTATCATTGCCATCAATCCTTGTTGCACGGCCCCCCCTACAGAGAGCCGCCTAATTTAGTACGCGCTGCGGGGGCGATTCCCCGCAGCGCGCTTCCTTCTGTCATGTAATTCTTATGCTGCACCCATCTTTACTGCTGTCTATTCTAGCATTTTTCTACGTGCAAGTCTAACGCCTGCCTATTCCACCGCTTGAAGCTGCTCTAACGATGCCATGATCTCGTCAGTGCTTGACCATAGTTCCACAGCGACTCGTAAGGCACCGAATAGAGCGCCAGATGACTCCGTTGGTCACATTGCCCGCCAGGTAGCCGCAGCATACGGGAAAGCAGCCTCAGCATCCGCGGTTCCGTCGGCTTCACCCAGAATTGTACCCGCTGCACCTGAGGCTCATGATCGCGTAGATTCTCCAGCAGTTGCATGAATAGCTGCAGGAACAGCCGGGTTCCCCGGTATGGTTCGAGCAGATGTATAATTTCGATCTGGCAGACGTCCCTATCCTGAAATTCATTACTGCCTGTTCCAATCACATATCCAGCCACCCCAACCGGAATATACGGATCCTCGCCAAAAACAATCAGCCCTCCCCCGGCAAGAAGCGGGCTATGCATAAAGCTCAGCGCTACAGGAAAGCTGTAGTCCAAGCCGAGATCGCCGTAATTCGACAGAATGTACTCCAGATACCTCTCTTCATCCATCTCCAAATGAGTAATGGAACGAAACAAAAATTCCGACATAGACTAGCGCACTCCTCCCTGCTTCATCTGGCTGCCTCTTGTTCCATTAGCCGCGGCATCAGCTAAAACGTCTGAATTTATCCAGGTTCGCCTTGAGTTCCGGCAGGCTTTCCGCGAAGCAGCTCTCCTCGCCAAGCGGCCCCTCCATCGTTCCGACCAGCCGGGCAAACTTGGCATACATTCTGGTCAAATCACGCTTCTCCGTCAGCGTTCGGAAGCAGACCTCCTGAATGCCGTCATGCTGCTCCTCAAGCTGGTCGATCAGATAGATCAGCCCCTTAACAAACGCCCGCGTCCCTCGAACAGAGCGATGAGAAAGCCCCATATCAAGAAACGCCCGTTCCCGGTCAGCGAACTGCTGCTCACGGGTGCCGATATAGTAGGCGCACACGCCAAGCACTGCGCCCTGGTCATCGGCAATGTAGATAGCATGGCCCTCAGTCATATACGAATAGATTAAGTCCATGATGTCCTGAACTGTAAATGAAGGATGGAAATCACGTCTGTTCTTCAGCAGAAATAAGCTGACCTGGGCTCTCTCCTGATCTGTTTCGCATCGTTTGCATTCGATATTCATCTAAGCCTCCTCCAATTCCTGCCGCGGCACGTGGCCGCTCAATGCTCCTGGGCATAATCAGGGGCGCACGGCCTCTGCATTCGCGCTGTACTCTCGCCCACATGCAGCTATAACCGCGAGGCCAGCGCCGCCTCCAGTCTCGTGCCAATCTGGGGTTGCTGCTGCAGCAGCCGGAGGAAATCCGCGCGCCTTACAGACAGCAGCACTCCATGTCCCATAGCCTGCACTGTAGCTGTGCGGGGGATTCCCCTGAGCAGCGCAATCTCCCCGAAGTAATCACCGTCATCCAATACAGCCACGCGCTGCTGAAGATCGCCAGGCAGCCGCTTCATAATCTCAAAGCGCCCGCGTACAATAATGTAGAACTTGTCGCCCTCTTCACCCTCACGCACAACACGCTCGCCTTCCCTGCACGACTCTGTGTTGAACAGCCCGGCGATCGAGCGCAGCTCCTCCCGTTCCAGTCCGGCGAAGAACGGTAGCTGTCCCAGCCAATCCGCGTCCACCTCGGCATGGAGGCCATCCTGTGACAGTTGGAAGCCATGCTGCTTCTCCCATAAGCTGGCATATAGCCCGCGCTGTGACAGCAGCTCCTGATGGGTGCCGGACTCGACGATCCGCCCCGAATCGAATACATGAATGCGGTCAGCTTGCACCACAGAGGCCAGTCGGTGGGTAACCGAAATGATCGTATGCTGCCCCTTCAGCCGCAGCAGCAGCTCGTTCATAGCGGACTCGGTTGCTGGATCGAGCGCTGAGGTGACCTCATCGAGCAGCAGCACCTGCGGCTTGCGAAGCAGCGCCCTCGCCAGCGCGAGGCGTTGCCGCTCGCCCCCCGACATCGTGCCCCCACCTTGATGAATCTCGGTCTCATAGCCCTGCGGCCATCGGAGCACAGCATCATGAATCCCCACCTGGCGCGCAACGTCCACCATCTCCTCAACCGATAGCTTGGCTGAACGGTCCAGGAGCAGATTCTCTCTCACGCTGCCGTGAAACAGAAAGGTCTCCTGTGTGACGATAAGTAGCAATCGGTGCAGCGAATCCTCGCTTACCGCACGCAGATCATGGCCATTGACAGCCACTGTTCCTTGCTGCGGCTCATAGAAGCTTGCGAGCAATTGCAGCGCTGTACTCTTGCCAGAGCCGCTCGGCCCGACAAAGGCCTCGTAGCTGCCGGCAGCAATCCGCAGGTTCACCTCCTGCAACTGATAAGCGCCCTCCTTATAGCCGAAGGAAACCTGCTCCATGCTCAGCTCCCTCACTGGCTCTGCCAGCTCTGTCTTGCCTTTCTCTGCAGAGGAAGTCGCCTCTTGCGCCAGCACCTCGCCGATCCGACGAAAGCTGATGCCCGATTCGACCAAGCCAGGAACCAGATAGCTCAGATTGGACACAGACTGGCCGATCGTCATGAACAAGGTAAAAAAGGCAATAAAATCGCCTACGCTCAGTCGTTCCTGGAAGATCAGATAGCCGCCATATCCCATCATGACTCCATTAAGCAATAGCAATGCGGAGAGCGGCAGCCGTTCCATCAAGGAGGAGGTGCGATGCAGCCGAAAGCCCGTAGCGAACAGGTGCCGAACCTGGCGTGCAGCCCGCTGGTGAAAGGCTGCCTGCTGATGCAAGCCCTTGATCGTCTTGTGCCCCTTGACCATCTCATCAATCGTATCCGTAAAGCGCTCCAGCGCCTCCTTGTAAGCCTCATTGTCTGCTTCGGCACGACGCTGCAGCAGCCGCGGCAGCCACATCAGAACGGCTGAACCGGCCGCCATGACCAGTGTCAGCTTCCACTCCAGCAGCAGCAGCAAGACCAGTCCGAGCCCAACGGCCAGCGTTTCGCGAATAAGCAGCGGGCTGGCAAAGCGCACCACCTGCTCGATCGAATTCATGTCCGGGCCGAAGCGGGTCACCAGGTCGCCCGTGCGAAACTTTTCGTAGAAGGACAATGGCTGCCGCTGCACATGCTCGAACAGCTCCAGCCGCAAACGCCGGATCAGCTCTCCGCTCATTCTTCCCAGCGCGTAGTCGCCGCCGATGCCTGCCGCGATGCTGACCGTTCCCCCTGCCAGCAACAAGGCAACAATGATGATGAACGCTTGCATATTCCGCGGCGTGAACGCCTCATCCACCAGGTATTTCAAACTAAGGGGCGAGATTGTCGCATACGCGACCTCCAGCAGCATGCAGAGGACGAATACTGCGCTGACTCCCTTGAAGCTAGCCAGATAACCACCAATCTTCCGAACCAGACTCAACCGTCTATCTCTCCTTATAATTGTATCAGCAGTAACAGGACAGCATCGATCCTCGGCTATTCGCAGCCGTTCCAGTTCAGGCTGTACCCTGCAGGTATGACCGTCACCTCGCTGTATATCTAGATTACTGCAGAATAGCGCCGCTGTAAACGAGCAGGGCGCACGAATCGTCTACTCCAGCCGATACAGCGGCAGCCTGATGGCGGGGCAAGGCTCGGTTTGACAACCACAAGTTGCAATTTGCGCTCAGCCTAGTTCGATTGAACGCTAATCTATCGGCAATCGCCCACTGCCCATGCCTCGCCTGACGGTAACACAGCAAAGAGCAGCCTCTACAGAAGCTGCTCCAGCATTGCACATTATTACACCGTTAAGTGAAGTCCGTGAAGCTAGCTCACCCATCCTCTGGCGACGAGCTCGCCACTTTCTGCGGGGTACGTAGCCATTTTAGCTAGCTTGTGCATAGGGGCTAACAAGAGCAGGCGCATACGGGTTGCTCAGATCGTAGACGATGGGCCTGGCATACACATATTGCTTCGTTTTGGGGTCATACGCATAGACCTTGATGGTCAGCTCTGTCTCAGGGAGCCCGCCACGAACAACAATCGATTGCTTGCCTGTCTGCATATCCGTGAAATCGAACAGCTCCTCCTCCTCGTTCTCCCAATACACGCTATATTGCAATCTTGACGCTACATCGGCATTGGCAGAGCCTGCGCCAAAGATAAGCTTATGATCGACACTTCCATCCTTCTTCTTCACCGTCTCAATTCGTTGGAGCTTAGGCTCCTTGAACACGAGCGGCAGCGGGTCCTTGATGCCGCTAAGCTTCAGCCAATAGCTGCGTACCGCAGCCAGTGTCGTAACTGGCGGCAGCTCCTCGTTCTCAATCTCGCCGTAAAAGCCCATTCCATTTTCCGTCTGCAAGGAGTTCACCATGCTGAGCTTAGCTGTTGGCGAGCCAAACAAGGCCATGTAGTCATCAGCCATAATCTCGCCCGCATCCCAATAATGGGAGTAGTCCGGGTCTTCCACATCATCTGTAAATACGACCGGTTGGCCTTTGATCCCCCGGATTGATGTCCATTTCGTCGTTGGATCGCTTGGCAGCTTATGTTCTTTTTTGAGGAGCCAATAATAAGTAAAATGATGGCCGTACTCGTGGCTCAATGTTGTTGCCATGCTCTCTACCGTTGTAAGCTGATCCGCACCGTATAAGACAATCTCTGTCGGCTCATCCATAACGATGTCGGACAGATCATCCTCCGTCCACGAATAGCTCATATTCGCGACGCCCATTTCCTCATCATTGCTCTCATTAGACAAGATAACCTTGCCCAGATACGCGAGTTCCTCGCCATGCATGTTCTTCATCAGCTCGCTATACAGCGCCTTCAGCTTCCGCTGATCCCACTGCTTGCTGTAGCTGACAAACTGGATTCGTTCCGGTGATACATAACTGGCTACCGGCTTGCCTGCAACCGCCTCGGCCGATGTGCTCCATACCCCGACAAACAGACCGGTCGCAAGCGCGACCACGGTTAGAGCCAGGCTCAGTTGACGCAATAAGCTTCTCATGTGTGCATTCTCCTCAAGTCAGATCGATTCTAACATCAACAGCAGCATACCCCATGGTAAAATGAACCGGCCCATGAATCCATACCCCAAAAGGTGTATTTGTCCTAGCTTAGCGTGTCCTCCTTGACAAAATCCGCCATAGAACGCACCACAACCTTGCCCGGATCAGCGGGAAGGAACGGCTGGTTCCCGTCCGAGCGCGCCTTGAAGAGGATGGTCGCAGGCTGCCCCGGCAACAAGTCGAAATTGTTATCCGAGAAGATTCCTTCCGCCTCCGATGAGAGCCATACATGCTTGGCTAACACATCCGTCTCAAGCAGGAGCGCTATGCCTCCGTCCAGCTCGCACCGTGTAACCGTAATCGATGGACGCGACAGCTTCAATTGCTTGGATGGTACAAAATAATGCGATG contains:
- a CDS encoding squalene/phytoene synthase family protein, with amino-acid sequence MLKKTSRTFFIPIDRLVPGLKEAVASAYLCMRAIDEIEDHEELDDELKIQLLRQIRDLLVVPADLESVKAMLAPYQDRLPEVSVRLHEWAMLCPATVSEVVLRYTAKMSDQMADWVKRGWSIRTVEDLDGYTYSVAGMVGEMLSEIWLWFDGTKTDPVKAVAFGRGLQAVNILRNREEDLKRGVDFYPEGWGNKEMIQYTRRNLALGDAYNEELRGGPALEFCKIPLKLAHATLNLIAAGGNKLTRQAVLKLVNSLS
- a CDS encoding TetR/AcrR family transcriptional regulator, with translation MQRNRKPDPRIRRTNRFIREALIRLIDEKGYDAITVLDITGRADINRSTFYYHYRDKEELLRQTVEDMLAMAEKELLLPLRIPSHDPEEERTQLLARLMDHVDANNDYYRIMLSHIPQLGRRLSAMIQQLASPCSGGSASSKLPVKSRDDIWVDAIVRWLNEPPPRSSEAMARRLLRLLKAANG
- a CDS encoding sulfatase-like hydrolase/transferase; the encoded protein is MINRKKMNSRSMMGYVLPLLGLPFLTLAMTEMTQRSSLSSFAVWLGQYPAQWFSGYLLLLAVMLILLLVVKRIYWAFILLNTASIGVATVSQMKLKYRGEPLLPWDFKLGGEAMDVSAFFSVGALASALLPLAIATALGVLMSLKLRAPNYRLLPRVLLGVVGCVLVLGLFGGTMKARTVFALEAINWDQKLNYEQNGMMVGLLLSAQWMDVQQPGGYTKGNVQSISIPPGQTGQQAGRSAQPVQAPNIIIVMSEAFWDPTRLEHVQFSRDPLPFFHELSRQATSGRLLVPVYGGGTVNTEFEVLTSLSTQLLPTGSIAYANYVRKPLDSLASILKGQGYDTAAVHTYHNWFYRRNEVYRLLGFNRFVSGEFFSNPELRSGYIADQELSKRIIDEVNRSEQPSFIYAVSMENHGPYRLGKNKENTVKVSGLGEESTAILETYTQALTDADESLKMLVEAFKDSSEPTMIVFFGDHLPMLGEDYSVYKEAGYFEDSVKYEDYLNMFNVPFVIWDNFTSGEQGSYNDTYISAFELGPLVLDRAGVQGNELTRYVDGMFRKGLTFLPRQDFYAQAGIDERLLDGYSLLHYDRLFGEGYSYSQRPAASEPYWLGSGPIEIDRVEPLNPDGGEADKTVLVQIKGKNFVSQGIVYANGEPVETTFVSGNEVQARLPRPQPDMPVQVVIQVNDSLNRVISSSDPYTFEALQ
- a CDS encoding ABC transporter transmembrane domain-containing protein, whose product is MSLVRKIGGYLASFKGVSAVFVLCMLLEVAYATISPLSLKYLVDEAFTPRNMQAFIIIVALLLAGGTVSIAAGIGGDYALGRMSGELIRRLRLELFEHVQRQPLSFYEKFRTGDLVTRFGPDMNSIEQVVRFASPLLIRETLAVGLGLVLLLLLEWKLTLVMAAGSAVLMWLPRLLQRRAEADNEAYKEALERFTDTIDEMVKGHKTIKGLHQQAAFHQRAARQVRHLFATGFRLHRTSSLMERLPLSALLLLNGVMMGYGGYLIFQERLSVGDFIAFFTLFMTIGQSVSNLSYLVPGLVESGISFRRIGEVLAQEATSSAEKGKTELAEPVRELSMEQVSFGYKEGAYQLQEVNLRIAAGSYEAFVGPSGSGKSTALQLLASFYEPQQGTVAVNGHDLRAVSEDSLHRLLLIVTQETFLFHGSVRENLLLDRSAKLSVEEMVDVARQVGIHDAVLRWPQGYETEIHQGGGTMSGGERQRLALARALLRKPQVLLLDEVTSALDPATESAMNELLLRLKGQHTIISVTHRLASVVQADRIHVFDSGRIVESGTHQELLSQRGLYASLWEKQHGFQLSQDGLHAEVDADWLGQLPFFAGLEREELRSIAGLFNTESCREGERVVREGEEGDKFYIIVRGRFEIMKRLPGDLQQRVAVLDDGDYFGEIALLRGIPRTATVQAMGHGVLLSVRRADFLRLLQQQPQIGTRLEAALASRL